CATCAGGAATGAGTTCTTAACGATCTGGAACCACTTCAACTCAAAATGGACATATACCGGAAATAGATAGAGTATAGTCATGATGGCAGCAAACATGAACAGATAGATCGGGATCTGGATGACACTTGTAAAGCCGGTTCCTGACCGTTCAACGAAAACCAGGTTAAAAACAATAAGCCCAACGACTGCTGCTACCAGCAATCCTAATCCATTGCTGCGGAAAAACTCCGATTTCCAGGTTGTCCAAAAGGTCCGAAAAATCGGGATTTCTGTTTCCCCTTTCAACCACTTTCGAATGATCGTGAACATCGAAATCGTCGCCGGGAAAAACCCCAGGACAATGAGCCCCGCCAGAGAGAAGCCAATCCACAAAAGATTTATATAGGCAAATTTCGTTATCCATTCCGTAGCTGCAAAAGCCCGATTTGATAATGTATTCATCCAATCCCTCCAACCAAACCCTTAGCAGGTCATTCCATTCATATATCCCTTTAGCAAAAAAGTCTAAAACCATATTACTTGTTTTGTCCGGAATAACCCCTGCTAATATTATAAAACAGTTTGACTAAGCAACCACCGCTTAGAATCACAAAAGAAAGCACAAATTTATTTTTGTGCAGCGATTTATTGCCAAAAGGGCTGCAGATTGTTCATTCCAGCACACTTCTACTCTTCTATTTAGTTAGGAAAGATTCCATTCTGGCTCTTAGATACCCTTATGCGAACCTTTCCCTCACATAAGGGTACCGTTCGTGCCCATAGAGACCCTTATACAGCACTTTTCCTCCTCATAAGGGTACCGTTCGTACCCATAGAGACCCTTATGAAGCACTTTTCCTCCTCATAAGGGTACCGTTCGTACCCATAGAGACCCTTATGCAGCACTTTTCCTCCTCATAAGGGTACCGTTCGTACCCATAGTGACCCTTATGCAACACTTTTCCTCCTCATAAGGGTACCGTTCGCACCCATAGAGACCCTTATGCGGCACTTTTCCTCCTCATAAGGGCACCGTTCGTACCTATAGAAACCCTTATGAAGCACTTTTCCTCCTCATATGGGTACCGTTTGAACCTATAGAGACCCTTATGCAGCACTTTCCCTCCTCATAAGGGTACCGTTCCTACCTATAGAGACCCTTATGCGGCACTTTTCCTCCTCATAAGGGCACCGTTCGCCTGATTATTTTAATTGTTTCACACTTCATGCTCTATCAGTAAGGCCCTCTGATAAAATCTTTCACATTCTCCTGATAAAAACGCTGGATTGTCTGCAGTTCTTCTTCTGAGAATGGTTCTGTCTCCAATGTTCCGAGATTATCCTTCACTTGATCGATGTTCTTAAATCCTGGAATGATGCAGGTAATTTCTTTCTGGTCAAGAATCCAGCGCAACGCTGCACTTGCCATCGATTGGCGTTCTTCTGCAATCCATTTCAGCTCGTCGGCCAGTTCGACGCCCTTCTTGAACCCAAGGCCGGCAAATGTTTCTCCGACATTAAAGGCTTCTCCATTTTCATTGAAGCGGCGGTGGTCATCCTCTTCAAATACATGCCCTGCCGTAAATTTACCAGTCAGCAGCCCGCTTGCAAGCGGCAATCTCACCAACAGTCCTACCTCTTTTTGATAAGCCTGTGGGATCAATGTTTCCAGCGGCTTTTGGCGGAACATATTAAAGATGATCTGCAGGCTTTTGACGTTTGGATTTTCGAGGCTGATCAGCCCTTCTTCCACTGTTTCGACACTGACTCCATAGTGACGGATTTTCCCTTCTGCCTGAAGACGGTCGAGCACTTCAAACACACTGCCATCCCTCAGAATCTCAGTAGCCGGGCAATGGATTTGATACAAATCGATTGCTTCCCTGTTCAAACGGCGGAGACTATCTTCGCAATAAGACCTGACTGTTTCATAGCTGTAGTTTTTCGGATCGAAGATGTCACCCTGACGGCAGAACTTTGTTGCGATATGAATCTGGTCTTCCTTGCCTTTGGTGGCCTTCGCCAACAACTCTTCACTATGGCCATCCCCATAAACATCGGCTGTATCGAAGAAATTGACACCCTGGTCAATCGCGTACTCCAGTGATCTTAACGCTTCTTCATCATTCGTCTTGCCCCACGACCCACCGATTGCCCATGTCCCAAAACTCACTTCACTGATCTTTATCCCGGTATTTCCTAATTCACGGTACTTCATTTCATCATCTCCTTATTCCAATCCAAATTTATACTTTGTGATAGACGCGTACATCTCCCCTTTGTCGAGAACCATCGATGGAAAATGAGGATGATGTATGCTATCAGGATAGTTTTGTGTTTCGAGACAGATTCCCAAATGCTTTCTGGAAGGAACGCCTCTGAAGCTTCCTTCCTCTTTTAGAGAATTGCCCGAGTACACAACAACAGCAGGTTCATCCGTTTCAACCGTCAGGGTACGCCCGCTTTCTGGGTCCTTCAGAACAATCTCAAGATCATGATTTTTATCTAATAGAAAGGGATGGTCATATCCATGCCCCACGAGAACATTTTGTGGGTGATTTGATTCTGCTCCCGTTTTTACAATCCCACCCTTTGTAAAATCAAATGGCGTATCTTCGACATCCAAAACACTGCCGGTCGGCAGGAATTCCTCGTCCAGCTCAAGAAAACGCGAACTTTTCAGTTGTAAAGAATGCTCTAAAACATCCCGTTTCAAATTGCCGCTCAAATTAAAATACGAATGATTAGTGACAGTAAGCAGTGTCTTTTGGTCCGTTTGCGCCCGATACTGGATCGATAATTCATTGTCATTATTCAGTCTGTAAATTATTTCTATGTACAGATTTCCAGGATAGCCTTCGTCGCCGTCCTTACTCATATAGGAAAACAGAACCCCGTCATCAATGACCTTTGCATCCCATACCACCTTGTCAAAGCCCTTCAATCCGCCATGGAGATGGTTGGTGTTATCGTTTTGGGCCAGAGTAAAACTTTTACCATCCAGTTCAAAACTGCCGCCTTTTAGGCGTCCTGCCACCCTCCCGACTACAGCACCTAGGAAGTAAGGGTCGTTCAAATACTCATCAAGTGTGTCATGGCCAAGAACTATATTTTCAAATTCCCCATCTCGATCGGGAACATTCATTTTCGTGATGATACAGCCATAATTAATGGCCTTAACTTCCATCCCGTGGTCATTTTTCAAAGTAAATGAATATACAGGAAGGCTGCCGATTTGGCCAAATCTTTCTTTCAAGACTTCCATGCAGATCCTCCTC
The window above is part of the Mesobacillus jeotgali genome. Proteins encoded here:
- a CDS encoding aldose epimerase family protein, yielding MEVLKERFGQIGSLPVYSFTLKNDHGMEVKAINYGCIITKMNVPDRDGEFENIVLGHDTLDEYLNDPYFLGAVVGRVAGRLKGGSFELDGKSFTLAQNDNTNHLHGGLKGFDKVVWDAKVIDDGVLFSYMSKDGDEGYPGNLYIEIIYRLNNDNELSIQYRAQTDQKTLLTVTNHSYFNLSGNLKRDVLEHSLQLKSSRFLELDEEFLPTGSVLDVEDTPFDFTKGGIVKTGAESNHPQNVLVGHGYDHPFLLDKNHDLEIVLKDPESGRTLTVETDEPAVVVYSGNSLKEEGSFRGVPSRKHLGICLETQNYPDSIHHPHFPSMVLDKGEMYASITKYKFGLE
- a CDS encoding YesL family protein; translated protein: MNTLSNRAFAATEWITKFAYINLLWIGFSLAGLIVLGFFPATISMFTIIRKWLKGETEIPIFRTFWTTWKSEFFRSNGLGLLVAAVVGLIVFNLVFVERSGTGFTSVIQIPIYLFMFAAIMTILYLFPVYVHFELKWFQIVKNSFLMMLISPIENIVMIAGIVAVLFVVKFIPALGFFFGGSLIAAIIMSAAYLVFGKMDRKRRVTE
- a CDS encoding aldo/keto reductase — translated: MKYRELGNTGIKISEVSFGTWAIGGSWGKTNDEEALRSLEYAIDQGVNFFDTADVYGDGHSEELLAKATKGKEDQIHIATKFCRQGDIFDPKNYSYETVRSYCEDSLRRLNREAIDLYQIHCPATEILRDGSVFEVLDRLQAEGKIRHYGVSVETVEEGLISLENPNVKSLQIIFNMFRQKPLETLIPQAYQKEVGLLVRLPLASGLLTGKFTAGHVFEEDDHRRFNENGEAFNVGETFAGLGFKKGVELADELKWIAEERQSMASAALRWILDQKEITCIIPGFKNIDQVKDNLGTLETEPFSEEELQTIQRFYQENVKDFIRGPY